The Synechococcus sp. WH 8016 genomic sequence GAACCAACCGACATAAAGACGGTTGTTGGTGGAGGTGACCCACTCACAGAACTGCTGCCAGCCGTTAGCGCCGGAGCGCTGCTGGATGGTGGTAGTCATGAGAACGGAAAAGAGCCTGTGGGACGAATCCCGGTGGCGAATAAAGAAGGTCGGTTAACCCGACACAGGCAATGTAACGGAAGTTTGCGGAGCTGACACGGAATGGGCGCGGAGACTTTCTGATCCCTCCGATCAGCTCAGCTGATCACGGGTCTGAATGACGAAGCGCTTGCGCCTGTTTGGAGCTAATCCGACCTGCCGTTTCCAGGACTTCACTAATAGTTTCCAGGGTGAGGACAGCCTGTAGCCGTAATCCATTGCACTCCAAGCGCTGCTTGGCACGGGTGTCATGGACGCCGCCATGGTCAAGGAACACCACCACATCTCTCACCTTCAAACCAGAGGACTCAAGCTTGCCAATTCCTTCCAACACGCTTCCACCCGTGATCAGGATGTCGTCGACCACAGCCACGGTCTCGCCCTCATTGAATTCGCCCTCCACCATGCGCCTGGTTCCATGGGCCTTCACCTCTTTGCGGGGGTAGATCAGAGGCTTATGCAGTTGCAAAGACAGGCCCGTCGCGGTGGGCAAAGATCCATAGGGAATGCCTGCAATGCGGTCGAACTGCAATGGGCGTAGCACCTGGGCATAGCAATCGAGCACGCGATGAAAGAGCGCAGGATCAGAAATGATCTGACGCAGATCCACGTAATAGTTGAAGACAGCACCGCTGGCCTGCTTGAACTCCCCAAATAACAAGCAGCGAATATCGAACAGATCGATCACAAGCTCACGCAGCTCAGGGTCGATCAGCGGCTCAGCTTCCGAACTGGCATTCGAGGTTTCCAGGCCTAGCGCAGGCTGATCAGGATGCGGCCAAATTCTGCACTGCTCGGATTCAAACTCCAGGTTTGATTGCTTCTGCAGGAGATGGTCTTGACGCATGCGGTTGATCCGCTCTTTCAGCGCAGCGGTTTGCTCATTGATATCGCTCTCAGTCAGGAGGTTTTGGGGGAGGGGCAACAGCAACCCATCTCCCGCCAAATTCAGTCCGCTCGCCATCAGACGTTGCAGGTTTCCTTCCTCACCCCAGAGGGAACGGAGCATGACAAACCGTTCAGGCGCTGCTTGACGCACTTGAGCCAAGATCGCCGGATCGCTCGTGCCCACTTCGAGCAGGAGTTGATCTGGCGTTCCCCAGCGCTGACTTTCGCGCACCACCTTTAAATAGAAGGGATCGTCCTCGTTGGGATGATGTTGTAAGGCAACGGCCGCGGGGTTAGAGCTGTGGCAATTAATCAGAACCCCTTTGCCTGGATACAACAGAAAAGGAGCGGCGATGTCCTGACCCGCGAGGGGGTTAAGAGTGACGGCGTCCGCATGCAATGTTTTAAACAGATAGGCGGCGACCGCGCTGGAGCTGTTGAGGTCCCCGTGCTTGATATCGATAATTAAGGGCAGATCGAGGGGGAGCAGTTCACGCACCTCCAACAACAGT encodes the following:
- a CDS encoding bifunctional orotidine-5'-phosphate decarboxylase/orotate phosphoribosyltransferase produces the protein MGFFTALTDAMSSRQSLLVTGLDPNPEMLRSWAAHRGLGGSSLLSQARSWCKSVIEATSDHVCAYKPSLGFYQAMGSAGVELLLEVRELLPLDLPLIIDIKHGDLNSSSAVAAYLFKTLHADAVTLNPLAGQDIAAPFLLYPGKGVLINCHSSNPAAVALQHHPNEDDPFYLKVVRESQRWGTPDQLLLEVGTSDPAILAQVRQAAPERFVMLRSLWGEEGNLQRLMASGLNLAGDGLLLPLPQNLLTESDINEQTAALKERINRMRQDHLLQKQSNLEFESEQCRIWPHPDQPALGLETSNASSEAEPLIDPELRELVIDLFDIRCLLFGEFKQASGAVFNYYVDLRQIISDPALFHRVLDCYAQVLRPLQFDRIAGIPYGSLPTATGLSLQLHKPLIYPRKEVKAHGTRRMVEGEFNEGETVAVVDDILITGGSVLEGIGKLESSGLKVRDVVVFLDHGGVHDTRAKQRLECNGLRLQAVLTLETISEVLETAGRISSKQAQALRHSDP